In Amblyraja radiata isolate CabotCenter1 chromosome 28, sAmbRad1.1.pri, whole genome shotgun sequence, one DNA window encodes the following:
- the pex12 gene encoding peroxisome assembly protein 12, translated as MAEHGAHLTAELSASAGRLSIFEVVAQDTLMSAVRPAMHHLCKVLVESNPTRYGFLWRWFDEFYAVMDFLLQRHYLARTSASFSENFYGLKRIPVGPRILRLASYGLPRAQHWRSLLMIIAIPYVKVKLDRLFARLREEDDYAIHLPESSWKRMYKAFLAAYPFMNMSWEGWFLTYRLLYIFGKTPHHSPLLRAAGVCLGNLTPADLQSFEQRSTSRSRSPTSTSVVGKITSFFANALGGAAVSLSTGVSVGIFFLQFLEWWYSSENQDTIKSLSSLPTPPPPVHLDKSTNDALPRLKTVCPLCNKIRTNDTALATSGYVYCYRCAYNYVKHHQRCPVTGYPSELQHLVKLYSPEA; from the exons ATGGCGGAACACGGGGCCCATCTGACAGCCGAGCTATCGGCGAGTGCCGGCAGACTCTCCATCTTCGAGGTCGTGGCCCAGGACACCTTGATGTCAGCGGTCAGGCCGGCGATGCATCACTTGTGCAAG GTACTTGTGGAATCCAACCCTACTCGCTATGGGTTTCTATGGCGATGGTTTGATGAATTCTATGCTGTGATGGACTTCCTGCTACAGCGTCACTATTTGGCTCGAACTAGTGCCTCCTTCTCTGAAAACTTTTATGGTCTGAAAAGAATTCCAGTGGGTCCACGGATATTGAGACTGGCGAGCTATGGGCTCCCGAGAGCCCAGCATTGGAGATCGCTGTTGATGATAATTGCTATTCCATATGTAAAAGTCAAACTAGACAGACTGTTTGCTAGACTGAGAGAGGAGGATGACTATGCTATACATCTTCCAGAATCTTCCTGGAAGCGCATGTACAAGGCTTTCCTTGCAGCCTATCCTTTTATGAACATGAGCTGGGAGGGGTGGTTCCTCACCTATCGGCTCTTGTACATTTTTGGAAAAACACCACATCATTCGCCACTACTGCGAGCAGCTGGGGTCTGCTTGGGAAACCTTACCCCTGCAGATTTGCAGAGCTTTGAACAAAGATCTACTTCCAGAAGCAGATCTCCGACCAGTACAAG TGTGGTTGGAAAGATAACCTCTTTCTTTGCCAATGCACTGGGTGGTGCAGCTGTCTCCCTTTCAACCGGTGTATCAGTGGGCATCTTCTTCTTGCAGTTCCTTGAATGGTGGTACTCGTCTGAAAACCAGGACACAATTaaatccctctcctccctcccgacTCCGCCCCCACCAGTACACTTAGATAAATCGACGAATGATGCTTTGCCGAGGCTGAAGACTGTATGTCCTTTGTGCAACAAGATCCGGACTAACGACACGGCTTTGGCAACCTCTGGGTATGTCTACTGTTACCGATGTGCTTATAACTATGTAAAGCATCACCAGCGATGTCCTGTTACAGGCTACCCTTCTGAACTGCAGCATCTTGTTAAGCTCTACTCTCCAGAAGCATGA